One part of the Amphiura filiformis chromosome 5, Afil_fr2py, whole genome shotgun sequence genome encodes these proteins:
- the LOC140152721 gene encoding A disintegrin and metalloproteinase with thrombospondin motifs 13-like isoform X2, with product MEDDNLQSSGVGQKFMELLVVADNEMRIHHKEGLESYVLTLLNIVSRRFIDPTLGQNIRLHVVRFIVLESDEVGTPTDRFPQAGGFTVSADADQLLDNFCKWQEVLNPIDDMDTDHWDNAIFISRYDLYDPQGGDSNLLGRGYIGGTCSRSSQCSVNEDDGLGTGLVITHEMGHTLNLNHDSDYGCPDEVNIMSGIRSAGEGSFDWSPCSKMNIRNFLNNPLSSCLDDEPLIEPVPVDVLPGASISYLTQCVLTFGPGFLAVENQPIDCSLLECMDKRGRILYRGVPLMEGTPCADRKWCISGKCVDNEGLPAPVDGAWSSWETDFGPCSRSCGRGVQQRRRYCNNPGPMYGGRGCPGDSIEYQVCNFQPCDGSQDDFRDEQCAATNDEPFNGQYYNWIAYITGQSGDALCDHKCLADDFFWANRSPFQFIDGTQCWDDDNVDSNTIKLCVAGSCREFGCDGKSISNRVYDSCGVCGGDGSSCQKTEQSFSGGDRPGFTTFLTLPIGSTFLHMRNTNIQYTYMTAKVGGIRVLSGDGSLVPPNGRYSAGNMIIRYERNNLEEIIAVDGPTTELIEVEAYLLYDPTLLYVGDVNVRPMIRYQYYASVSDVQVASWQVSDYTECSATCGGGTQTRVVNCVRDTTVPDSECAHIPKPMTSQSCIDVPCALMYEWQTTNWFECSTTCGNGIQQRVTMCVTIETDDLVDDIKCDSNNKPSIEMPCSHDPCPHAVPISCDGMSTADSGMITRLGPTPNGRKCRHVIVAPPGKDIVIKFNLINVDCSPPGEAIFIRDLGDYDNPYRYCGYYPNLPEIVIQNNVLGVEYKATKLGHGYDATYRLVDSSTGIPECYQIYTDLEGILLSPNYPDKYPANARCQTIIVVPPGNKIRLNFRGFRLEDGVSDGNCPNDSLEVVDYVAADGPQTISYCGKQEQMKWRSRSNIVQLKFVSNSQNEYKGYKIKFKMI from the exons ATGGAAGACGATAATCTACAATCAAGTGGTGTTGGTCAAAAATTCATGGAGCTTCTTGTAGTTGCTGACAATGAAATGAGAATACACCACAAAGAAGGTCTGGAATCTTACGTCTTGACATTACTAAATATA GTTTCTCGGCGATTTATTGACCCAACCCTGGGACAAAACATCAGACTCCATGTCGTTCGATTTATTGTTTTAGAGAGCGATGAAGTTGGTACG CCGACGGATAGGTTTCCACAAGCAGGGGGGTTTACTGTATCCGCTGATGCAGATCAACTGCTGGACAATTTCTGTAAATGGCAGGAAGTTTTGAACCCGATAGATGATATGGATACAGACCACTGGGATAACGCTATATTCATATCAAG ATACGATTTATATGATCCCCAAGGAGGAGACAGCAATCTTCTTGGTCGAGGTTATATTGGTGGAACCTGTAGCAGATCATCACAATGTTCAGTGAACGAGGATGATGGACTAGGGACCGGCTTGGTTATTACACATGAAATGGGTCATAC CTTAAACCTGAACCATGATTCTGACTATGGTTGCCCGGATGAAGTTAACATTATGTCCGGCATTAGATCAGCTGGTGAGGGAAGCTTTGACTGGTCTCCATGCAGCAAAATGAACATTCGTAACTTTCTGAA CAATCCCTTAAGTTCATGTCTGGACGACGAGCCTCTTATAGAACCCGTTCCTGTTGACGTTCTTCCAGGTGCTTCAATTAGCTATCTTACCCAGTGTGTGCTCACGTTTGGACCAGGATTTTTAGCCGTGGAGAATCAG CCCATAGATTGCAGTCTTCTTGAATGTATGGATAAACGTGGTCGTATATTATATCGCGGAGTCCCATTAATGGAGGGAACGCCGTGTGCCGATAGAAAG TGGTGTATATCAGGCAAATGTGTTGATAACGAAGGTTTACCGGCCCCAGTAGACGGGGCTTGGTCATCTTGGGAAACTGACTTTGGTCCATGCTCAAGAAGTTGCGGACGAGGTGTTCAACAACGTAGACGATATTGTAATAACCCTGG ACCAATGTATGGTGGTCGTGGATGCCCAGGGGATTCCATTGAATATCAAGTTTGCAATTTTCAA CCATGTGACGGATCACAAGATGATTTTCGTGACGAGCAGTGTGCAGCAACTAACGATGAGCCATTCAACGGACAGTATTACAACTGGATTGCATATATTACAGGTCAAAGTG GTGATGCTTTATGCGATCATAAGTGTCTGGCTGATGACTTTTTCTGGGCTAATCGTTCACCATTTCAATTCATTGATGGAACCCAGTGCTGGGATGATGACAATGTTGATTCAAACACCATCAAATTATGTGTCGCTGGATCCTGTAGG GAGTTCGGATGTGATGGGAAAAGCATCTCCAATCGTGTATATGATTCTTGTGGTGTGTGTGGAGGTGATGGCTCTTCATGTCAAAAGACTGAACAAAGCTTCTCTGGTGGAGATCGCCCTG GTTTCACTACCTTCTTGACTCTGCCTATTGGCTCAACCTTTCTGCAcatgaggaataccaatatccaATACACGTATATGA CGGCAAAGGTGGGCGGTATTCGTGTTTTAAGCGGCGATGGTTCGTTGGTTCCGCCTAATGGTCGATATAGTGCTGGTAACATGATTATACGCTACGAAAGAAACAACTTGGAGGAAATCATAGCCGTGGATGGGCCAACTACAGAGCTTATAGAAGTAGAAGCTTACCTCTTGTATGACCCTACCCTACTATACGTCGGAGATGTTAACGTGAGGCCTATGATACGGTATCAGTATTACGCATCTGTTTCAGACGTGCAAGTAGCAAG TTGGCAGGTATCTGATTACACGGAATGTAGTGCAACATGTGGCGGAGGGACACAGACCAGAGTAGTCAATTGCGTCAGAGATACGACAGTACCTGATTCAGAGTGCGCCCACATTCCAAAGCCTATGACGTCACAGAGCTGTATTGATGTTCCTTGTGCATTGATGTATGAATGGCAAACGACAAATTGGTTCGAA tgTTCCACAACATGTGGAAATGGCATACAACAGCGTGTTACTATGTGTGTTACCATAGAAACTGACGATTTAGTTGACGATATCAAGTGCGATTCCAATAATAAGCCATCGATAGAAATGCCATGTAGTCACGACCCCTGCCCTCATGCAG TGCCAATAAGTTGTGATGGAATGTCAACAGCAGATTCAGGAATGATTACTCGACTTGGACCCACACCCAACGGTCGCAAATGCAGACATGTGATAGTAGCACCCCCTGGAAAGGATATAGTCATCAAATTCAATTTGATCAATGTGGATTGTTCACCACCAG GTGAAGCCATTTTCATACGGGACCTTGGCGATTACGACAATCCGTATCGATACTGTGGCTATTATCCAAATCTACCTGAAATTGTGATACAGAACAATGTACTGGGGGTTGAATATAAGGCTACCAAACTTGGTCATGGGTATGATGCAACTTACCGTTTGGTCGACTCGTCCACGGGTATCCCTG AATGTTACCAAATTTACACCGACCTAGAAGGCATCCTGCTTAGCCCGAACTACCCCGACAAGTATCCAGCGAATGCCCGTTGTCAAACTATCATCGTTGTACCTCCTGGTAATAAAATCCGATTGAATTTTCGTGGATTTCGATTGGAAGATGGAGTATCAGATGGAAACTGTCCAAATGATAGCTTAGAG GTCGTTGATTACGTAGCAGCCGACGGACCTCAGACCATAAGCTACTGTGGAAAGCAGGAACAAATGAAATGGCGATCACGGAGCAACATAGTTCAACTCAAATTTGTTAGCAATTCACAAAACGAGTACAAGGGATATAAAATTAAGttcaaaatgatataa